GGTCTTGCAGACTTGCGAACCTACGGGCACCCGCACGACACAATCGCTCTCAGCACGCATCTGGCAAGTCAGCACGTACCCTTGGGCGAGTTCTTCTTCGCTCAGGGCGTCTTCGATGAAGTTGTCACCCATGTCGTAACGCCCGGCTTCGGCGAAACATTTGCAGGTCCCGCAGGCGCCATCACGACAGTCCAGCGGGATGTTGATGCCTTGACGATAAGCCGCATCAGCAACGGTTTCGTGCCCCTCGGCCTCGATGAAGCGGGTGATCCCGTCTTCGAAATTCAATGCGATCTGGAAACTCATGTTGCACCTCACTCACAGCGTCGAGCCGACATTCGAATGCGTCGACAGCGCTCGCCGCAGCCTGATCAGATGTGGTAGATGTCGATGACCTGGCGGACATAATCGTTTTTCAGAACAACTTTCTTTGCCTTGATCAGCGGCTGTTCGCCGCGCAGATCGAGGGTGTAGAAACTGCTGCCGAAATAGCTGTCCGTTACCTGGTAGCGAAAGCTCAGGGTGTGCCAGTTGAAGCGCACCACACACTGCCCTTCGGTCTGCTCGACAATTTCAATGTTGCTCAGGTTGTGAGAGGTGCGCGTGTCCGGAATGGTCGCACTCGATCGCTCGGTCTTGATGCGGAATACACGGTCTTCCAGGCCGCCACGATTGCCGTACCAGATCAGCGATATTTCGCTTTGCGGATCTTCGGTGAGCGTGTCGTTGTCGTCCCATGCTGGCATCCAGAAGGTGGCATCAACGGCGTACAGCTCCAGCCATTGATCCCATTGGCCATCGTCCAGGTAGCGAGCTTCGCGATAGAGAAAGTCGCGCACAACTTCATAAGTACTCATTGCACGGCCTCCACCGGGATCAATTCCTGCTCGGCGGACACGGCCTTGAGCATGGTCTCTTGCCAATACTTGTGCTGCAGTACAAATAGGCCCTCGTCTTCGGTGCGTTTGCCGGAGAGCAACGGTTTGAGATCGATCTCCTGCGCTGCGGTGTCTGCGCCCTCTACCCAGTGGTTTGCGCCGCGAGACATGTCATTCCATCCGCGACCAGCGCCGTAACCGGTCTGGCAGGAGCGGAACTCCTCCAAATCGTCCGGCGTTGCCATGCCACTGACGTTGAAGAAGTCTTCGTATTGACGAATACGCTTGGCGCGGGCTTCGGCGCTCTCGCCTTTGGGGGCGATGCAGTAAATAGTGATTTCAGTCTTATCGACCGAGATAGGCCGAGCGATGCGAATCTGCGAGCTGAACTGATCCATCAAATACACGTTCGGGTACAAGCAGAGGTTGCGGGAGTTTTCGATCATCCAATCGGCGCGAGCCTGCCCGAAGTCACGGGCCAGCTCATCGCGACGCTCATAGGCAGGTCGATCCTCGGGGTTGGCCCAACGAGTCCATAGCAACAAATGGCCGTGGTCGAAGGAATAGAAACCCCCCCCATTTTTTGCCCAGCTACCGGCGCTCATGGTTTTGATTTCTTCGCCCGACTCGCGTTGCTTGCGCTGGTTCTGGGTCGCGGCGTAGTTCCAGTGAACAGAGCTCACATGGTAGCCGTCAGCGCCGTTTTCGGCCGTCAGTTTCCAGTTGCCTTCATAGATGTAGGAGTTGGAGCCACGCAACACCTCCAACCCTTCCGGCGATTGATCCACGATCATGTCGATGATTTTGGATGATTCGCCCAAATGCTCCGCCAATGGCTTTACGTTGGGGTTCAGGCTGCCAAACAGAAAGCCACGATAGGACTCGAAACGAGCGACTTTTGTGAGGTCATGGGAACCTTCACAATTGAAACCCTCGGGGTATCCAGCCTCGCTTGGATCCTTGACCTTGAGCAGTTTGCCGCTGTTATTGAACGTCCAACCGTGAAATGGGCAGGTGTAGCTGGAACGATTGCCGGACTTGTGTCGGCAAAGCATCGCGCCGCGGTGACTGCAGGCATTGAGAAAAGCGTTGAGTACACCGTCTTTGTTGCGCGCGATAAAAATCGGCTGACGCCCCATGGTGGTGGTCAGGAAGTCGTTGTTGTTGGGAAGCTGGCTTTCGTGGGCAAGGTAAATCCAGTTGCCTTCGAAGATGTGCGTCATCTCCAGTTCGAACAGACGCGGATCGGTGAACATCTCCCGCTTGCAGCGGTAGATGCCTTTCTCCTTGTCTTCTTCAAGCAGGGCATTCAGGTAGTCGTTTCCCAGGGACATGGCCAGGGCCTCCATTGTTATTGTTCAGGCCCAACCAGATTAGGCAGACAACTCAGGAGGAAATATCCGATTCCTGCAGATCGCTATCCATTTTGCGCAGTCGACGCGCCATATGGATTAGCGGTATCAGCGCGCAGGATGGCGCACTTAGACGCGGGATTTGAGGGTGTGCGAAGGAAGCTCGCCGAACTGCAAACGGTAAAGCTCAGAGAAGCGACCCAGGTGCAGAAAACCATAGTCCAGCGCCACTTCAGTAAGGCTGCGGACCGGACAGCCCGGGTCGCTCAGGCAAGCTTGAATGCGTTCCAACTTGCGCTGGCGAATGTACTGCAAAGGTGTGATACCCAATTGGCGCTCGAACAGTAAGTACAAGGACCTCGTGCTCACGCTGAGCTGTTGTGCCAAGTGCTCAGCGTTCAAGTCTCGTTTCAGATTCCGGTCTATATAATCGAGAATGCGATCGAAGCTGGCCGATTGTGCCCCGGCGCTTTCGCGGCTGACGTTGGTCGTCATGAGCGACAGCAACTTACTACCGATTATCTGGGCGTAGTGCTCTTGCACCCGCATGATTGGAGTACTGGCCTCGGACTCCTGGCAAATCATTGCCAGCAAGCCTAGGAACCCCTCCAGTTCGTCCAGCTGATAATGATTACGCAGAAAACGTATGCCCGTCGCAGGCCGGAACCACCGCAGCTCATCACATATCGATTCAAGCAAATGCACGGGTAATTTAAGAATGAATTTCTCGCAATCCTGCGAGTACGTCAGGTCGACAGGATCGTCTGGATTGATCAACAGCAACTCGCCGGGAAGAAGGTAGTGCTCACGCTTATGGCCCCGCCACAGACAGTTGCCGCTTAGCAATACCTGAAGGTGGTAAACGCTCTCCAGTGCGGGTGACGTAACACGCACGCTTCCGCCATAGCTGATGCGACACAGGTCCAGATCCGCAAACTTTCGATGGTTCAAGCTGGCCTGGGGGTGGGTGGTTCGAGAAAGGCCGATGCGATGGGATCCAACATGCAGATTCACATAGTCGGACACTGCGTAAGGATCCGCATCCTGAAAAATGCTACTGCGCTCGCTGAGCAGATGGTTATCCATCGTTCTGGCACTCGAACTTGCAAATAATAGAGTCATTACCCTCACCCGAAGAGAAACCCGCGCCTGGCGTGATACGAATGCCTCCAGGCTTAACGGCGTATCGGCAACGACACGCCCCTGTTGGACTGACGATCAAGCAGGCCGCAATCTGAGTGTACACCCACTAAAATCGTCAGACTTTGAATTGCGCCATCAACTGTTGTTGATGATTGGCCAGGTGATTCAATGACTGGCTGATCTGCGCGGATTTCCTTGATTGATCGGAGAGGGACTCGGTGACATCACGTATAGACGCGACGTTCCGATTCACCTCCTCTGCTACGGCACTTTGCTCCTCGGCCGCACTGGCAATCTGTAGGTTCATGTCATTGATGATCGAAACCGCGCCGCTTATACGCTGCAGTGCCGTCACCGCTTGCACGACCTGTCCTGCGCTCCCCTGGGCCTGTTGGTGACTGTTGTTCATCGCATTTACCACTTCACTGGTACCGCGCTGCAACGTCTCGATCACCAGGCGGACTTCTTCGACGGAATCCTGAGTTCGTTTTGCCAATCCCCTCACTTCGTCGGCCACGACTGCGAATCCCCGCCCCGCGTCACCCGCCCGCGCAGCCTCAATGGCCGCATTCAATGCCAACAGATTGGTTTGCTCGGCGATCGCCCGTATCACGTCCAGCACAGAACCAATCTTGCCGCTGCTGGCTGCCAAACCTTCGACTTCTCTGACCGCAAGACTCATGTCTTTAGCCAACCCATCAATCAGTTGGGTGGTTTGCTGTATCACCGTCAGGCCATCCGAGGTCGCCTGTTCCGCACCACGAGCCGCTTGCGCAGCCTGGGCCGCGCTATTGGCCACATCATGGGCCGTTGCGCTCATTTCCTGCGAAGCGGTGGCCACCTGTTCGATTTCCCTGAACTGATGCTCCATCCCTGTACTGGTTTGCTCGGACAGTGTTGCTGATTGGTCTGCGGTTGTACGGGCATCGTGCACCGACGCCTTCACGTCTCGGATTATCGGGTGGAGTTTGTCCAGGAAGCGATTGAACCAACCGGCTAACTGCCCCAGTTCATCACTGCCTTGATAGTCCAATCGTTTGGTGAGATCACCCTCACCGCTGGCGATGTCGCGAAGCATGTTGGCCACGCTCAGGATCGGCTTACTGACGCCGCGGGCGGTCAACCACAGCACAACCAGACCTAACAGCGCGACGCCGCCGGCAAGCCCTGTTTCCCAGAGCGCACCGGACAGGCTTCGCTCATCAAGTTCCTGGTGAAGCGCAAGCGCCGGTTCCAGCAAGATTGCGCGCGGAACCTCTATAACCAGCCCCCAAGGTTTCCCTTCAGGAGTCACCTTCAGCGGCTCCAGAATCCGTAGGCTCGTAAGCGTGTCCATGGCCTGGGATTTACCAGAGCTCAACATCGACAGTAGGTCAGCTCCATCCTCTTGGACGCTTTCCAATGTGCGACCGAGCGAACCCGGGTTATGGCTATCCCCAGCGACCAAACCGGCGGAGCTCACGATTCGCAATGTTCCCCTGCCCTCATAGAGTTTTTGGCTGCCATCCAGGCTGAGCTGCTGCAAGCGGCTCAAGCTGATATCCGCGCCAATGATTGCTACGACTTTGCCTTTTTCGATGACTGGAAAAGCAAGCGTGGTCATCAGTAAAGGCTGGCCAGACGTGTCGTCAAAATAAGGATTGAGCACGCATGGCCTGAGGGTCTGCTCTGGGCAGCTATACCAGGTGTTGAACGGGGTGCCATCCAACATAGGTGTGGTGTCCTCGATGATTTTCTCAGGCACCGCCATGTAACTGTCTGTCGAATCCTTTTGACTCCAGTAAGAAGCAAATCGACCTTTTTCATTACTGCCGGAGGTAGATTCATCCGTAAAGGGCGCGTCCTGGCCGTCCAGTGCATCAGGCGCAAAGACCACGTACAAGCTCAATAGCGAAGGATTGGCTTTAAGGCCATCATGCACCAGTTGATTCAGATCCTGGCGCAGCTCACGGGGATCGGCTCCATGCTTGGTTGCTTGCTCGCGAAGTTGTTGGACTTGGCGAGTAAACTGGTTGCCGTAATTATAGATGTCCGAAAAAAAGCGCTGAGTGGTCTCAGCTTGCTGTTCTCCACGGGCTTCCATGCGGGCACGGGCAGCCGCCTCAAGCATCTGCGAATTGGCTGATTTAACCAGTTCGAGACTGGTGTCCATGCGATACAGGGAGGTACCCACCAGCAGTACGACGGTACACAGCAGACAAAATCCCGCCAATAAAGTGATTTTCCACTTGATGGACACACGCGCGAAACGCATAGATACCTCCCCGTATCCGGGATATTTTTAGTGGGGCTAAATCCATCAAACAATGTGACTGCGCCCTGATTGATGTTTCTGCGCGAACAAAATCTCTTCAGCCTGTTCTTTTTTCAGACCCAAAGTAATCGCAGCACTCGCCCATCAGGGTAAGAGCCTCCTCGAACTCCAGAGCACGCCCCTCTCGCAAGAGGATGTTGGCCAAATGCCCCGCCACCCGCGCGGCGCCCAGGCTGGCTCCGGCCATGCCCTGCCCGGCCTGTTCAGGTGAATTACTCCAGGCGCCAAACAAGCGGGGGCCCAAGCGCGAGAGCTGCTCCCAATGACAACGAGCATCTCCGGTACCCCCGATCACACTCGCATAACCCGCTGGATAACAAGCGACACCGCGGGCCGGGCTGGCCGCAACGACCAGCATTTTCTCAGCACACGCGTTGTAGATAGCCTCGCGCAAAGGCGCACGATCCGCAGCAAGTCCCAGGCTCATGCAAACAATGTCCATTCGATGAGAAGAGGGTTGCGAGACGAACCAGTTGAGCGCCATGGCTACCTGAGCGGCAGTTGTTACCGGCCGCTCACGAAACACTTGCGCGTGGGTAATGATTGCCTCAGGGCAGCTATTGCGAATCACCTGCGCAACTATCGTTCCATGCCCCAGGCGATCGGGTATGCACGCCTCGATCCGCCCATCGGGAAGAAAAGCCAGAGAACCTCCGATTTCCATCAAGGGTCCTCCGCTGTCAATCACACCAATACGGACGGTCATTACTGAACCGTGAACAATCGCAAGGCTGAGTTGTTTGACATGTTCGCGTTGCCTGGCAGTTTCAACTCCCCCACCTTTTCCAGGGTGGCACCGTCATAAATAAGCAGATCGCCCCCAGCGCCACCAATCCAGACATATTTGTTATCGGAACTGATGGTGACGGAGTAAAACGTATGGGGAAGGCTTACTTGCTTGAGAGGTTTCCCGCGCTTTTCCAGATCGAACGACTGCAGCACGTTATAAACGGCATAAGCGCGTTTCTGGTCCGGACTGGCAGCCATTGAAAAATAAATAGTTTGGGTGGGCTCAATATCGTTCATGTGCAGCTTGCCCTTATTCAAATCAAGAGTAAGCAGCCCAGTTTGGAATGTTTCAGGGTTCGCAGGATCCTTATTGCGCAACTTGACATAGTACGGTGCGACCATGAGCTGAGAGTTGTCATACTGGTACCAGACATTCAGCATATCTGGAGGGAAATGATCCTTTTGCGACCATTTCTGGATAGGCATCTCCTCCAGTTGTTTTCCCGATTCAGCATCGAAGACATACATATCTTTGCCCAACGCATAAATCTTTTTCCCGTCAGTCGAGTACATCAACATCGTCACCTGGCGAGGGGCAGGCGCTGTAAACTTCAACGTCAAGGTCTCCGCATCGTATAACGCAATACGGGTGGGCTGAACTTTGAATTCGTTGCGCAATTGCTTCACGGGATTCTGATACACCGCGAGGGTCTTGCCGTCAGGCGAAAGATTCATGCCCCACGTTGCCCAGACACGCTCGTCGGCTTTGCTCATATCCAGTCGGAGCAGATTTTTGCCTGTCTCCATGTCCATCTTTATGACGCTTTGGCTTCCATTAGCCAAGACGTACACATATTTGGCGTCAGGGCTTACTGCGGAAACAATCGGCGTAGCGCCACTGTTTTCAACTACAAAGTCTTTCAGGATCTTGCGGTTGTCCATATCCACGATGAAAACTTTGTCAGGGTGCGCTACAACAGACAAAAAATCTTTAGCCACGGCAGGCGTGACGCCGCTCATTACACCGATTACCGACAGCACGGCGAAGCAGGTTGACTTTATCATTATTATTAGCCCTTGGATTCGGGGAATACGGAATTCAGATTGCGCCAATCTTGAGTTGGATCTGCAGTGTCCTTGCCCCATGTTGGGTAAGTAGACATCGTGTCTGGAACTTGTGCAGGCCACCAGCAAGGGTCGGAACATGCATACAAATCGGCTTCCATGGGCTGGCACAGGTTGGAAACGCCACCAAATCCATCGATTTCCCATCCCGGATCAAAAGAAGTCGAGCAGCCCACCAAGGCATTCATCGCTACAACTTCTTCCTCACGACCTTCGGCGTGTGCTTCAACAAAGGCCTTAGCCTTTGCATTGGCTGGAGTCAAATGTTTCATGGTTTGGCGCTCCGTGGTTCGATATGATTACGGAAAAAGCTTGGATTATTTTTCATTATTCGCACGTAAGATTCGATTCCGAAATCTACCCAGTCACGCAGCAAGTCACAGTAATGATAAACAGGCGCAAATGGATCACCTTGTTTTGCATAAGACTCGTGATAACACCCGCCCGCACAGATAGAGCGAATTCGGCACGTTTTACAACCGAAACTGCTTCGGTCTTGGGCGCCCTCAATGAACGCTGCCAACTTAGGCACATCGATACCGCGATCGACGTTGCCATAGGTCGGTTGATCTGACCCAACAAAACGATGACATAGATGCAGATCCCCATCCTTATCCACGGCCAGCAATCCCAAACCGGCACCACAAGGCACTACTTTTTTAGTGCCCTGTGCGATGTCCGTCAGCAGTTGGTGCATGTTTGAAAAGCCGATATTTTCGCCACGGCAAGCCGCCTCGACATACCGCCGCCCCAGGGTCTTCATGTCGTTGAAAACCTGCTTCAACGCATCGTTATCCAGATTGAAAGACGCAATGGGGCCCGAAGTCGCTGGCCCAAATCCAACTTCAGCAAAACCCAGATCATTCTTCAGGTGATGATGGATACCCAGGACGTCTGTCACTCCGCGGGTCAGTGTCACTCTCACCCCGACAGCCCGTGCGGTATAGCGGGAGAGCAACATCCGTACCTTGCGCGCCACCACGTCATAGGTTCCGTTGCCCCCCACCGTAATGCGGTTGGCATCATGCATCGCTTTCGGGCCGTCCATTGATACTGTCAGGCCAAAGCGATGTTCGTTGAGCCAATCGACCATGGGCTCCGTTAATAGCGTGCCGTTGGTGGTCAACGAAAAATCAATTTTCTTGCCCTCTTGCGCCGCACGGGCTTCGGCGTAAGGAACCATCTCGCGGATGAGTGCGTAGTTGGAAAGCGGCTCACCACCAAAAAAAACAAGATTCACCTGATCCCGATTTTTGGCCTGTTTGAGTAGCATCTCAAACGAGGCCTTGGCAATTTCAAAGCTCATCTTGACGCCCTTCGAGGGAGTCGTGAGATCTTCCTTGTAGCAGTAAGTACAGGAAAGATTGCAGCCGGTATTCACGTTCAGAACAATTGTTGAAAGTGGTATCTCGTCAACCTTGGCGATAACGCGAGGCGATTGCGCAATACCTGGCTCTCGCAGGATGTCCAGGTCGATAAAACTGCTAATACACTCTGCCAGGCTTTCCGGGGAATGCCGGGCACCAAGCTCGGTGCGCATCACCTCGCTGTCGACACTATCGAAGCGACTAAAAAGGTCGTATACGTCGCGACCAACCCCATCAAGCTCGAAAAGGCTGCTGCTGGGGACATGCATCATCATGGCATGACCATCCACATCGATCTGATGCGCGTTATGCCGAATAAGGGTAAGCGCTGTCATGGGAGCCTCAACGAATAGGAGTGTCGACGAAACGTTGGACGGTGACGTAGAGACGCGCCTCGCCCGGGAGAGATTTGCCGTTGTCATCGACGGTGGCGATCACCTTGAGATTGCCAAGGTTGTTAGTGGACATAGGTCGCTCAGGATTGAGACCGGCATCCGCGGGCATGAAGCGGCCGTTCTGTTCGATAGAGCCGGCGTACTTGACGTCCTGCATCTTCGCGGCCCCTTCGTCCCAGTTATCCACCGCCCAGGAAGCATCAAACGCCCCAACACGGATGTCGTCATCGGTTCCCAGTTTCCCGTCAGCGCCCTTGAGCATGCCTATTGCCTCAAACTGCGCGGGGACCTTTGCGATGGGACCACCATTGCCGCCAACTCGAGCGATCGTTTGTTCAGGCTCAACACGAACACCGTCGAGCTTGGAAAAAACCACCAATGGTGCTGTTGCCTTTCCGATACCGACCTTCACAGTGCCCAGAGCTTTTCCTGATGAAAGCTTCATCACGACTTTGTTATCACTCTGAGAAACAACGGTTCCTGTGACACCTTTTGGCAGAACCGGCTGACCTGACAGCCCCACACCGACAAGCGTGATCTCACTCTCTGCCCCGGATCTAAGATAAGACGGGCTGACAGAGAGAATCCGAGACGAGGCATTGGTGGGCATCGCGATCACGCGGCCGCCAATCACTTCATTTGATTTGTCGAACCAACGGCCAGTGAGTGACCCATCTGCATTAAGCGCAAAAACCTGCCGAATTTCCTGCTTACCGTCGCTTAACGTAGCGCGCCACTCACCTTCGCCCAAAAGCACTCCCCGCCCTTGGTACGTCGCTGAACCCGCTTTGCTCTCGAGTACCATGGAAACATCATAGCCCTCCTGCGCTGGCTTCAATGACAGCGTTCCGGAATAGTCGCCACGCCCTGGCTGATGACCCGTCACAATCCAGCTCTCGCCCAATTTGACGTTGACTGCTTTTGGCGCCTGACCAAGGGGATAGTTTTTCGCCAGGAATGGCAGGACTTCGCTATTCACATATGTCCACCAATCCCGATCACGCGCCATGGCCTGAAGCTCCAGCGTCGGGAATTGACCAAGGTGGAAGTTGAGCAACTTCTCCCAGTCCGCAGGCGTTCGACGTTGCAATGCGACTCGCGCATAGGAGTGACATCTGGAACAGGTTTCAGTCATCATCTGATTAGGTGCCACGTCTGTCGCTACAGGCTCCTTTTCCAAGACGTAACGACGTCCCTCGGTTTCCTTCACGCTCAGCCCGCGTGTCTGGGCTAGATATCTCACGACTGCGGTGCGGTCATCCTGGGTCAGCGGAACATGATGGTTACGCATCATCCGCACGACTGTCATATCCCAGGCCTCAGGGGTTTTACGCACGGCGTCTATACGCTCGAAACTTCCATCGGCAGCGATATGACAAGCGGCGCACATGGTATTTAGAACCTGCTCCCCTGTCTGAGCTACCGAAAACGGCGAGATGGCGAGCGCCAACACCGTACTACATGAGATGAACGCAAGACGACGGAGTGGTTTCATCGATCAGAATTCCTTTGGCTCTTCACAGGGGACAAAGCCCATGCTGGCGATTTTTTATAATGTTGACTTTAGTTATTGTTTTATCGCACTCCAAAGCCCGGGGTAGCCTCAGGGTGTCTTGCCACATAGATACATATTTCGTGCCATGCGGCGCAACGCACTGATTTATATATAAAAACACAGCTAAATCGTGGCGAGAGATCAAAGAAGTGATCTATTTCTGAACACGGTGTTCAATGCGTCTCACAGCGAGATACACGCCCGAAGAAACCATGGAACAACGTCTGTTCAATTGGCGGATCAGACCGCCTTTCCCCACCATGAAAGGAAATACAGGGAAGTCCGTCCGGTGGCCGAAGGATAGCCATGGCCAGGCTTTGAAAAGGGCTACATATCGGGTGGCACGGATCGAAACCGATAAAGCCTTAGAAGGTGCGTTAGCGCGAAGCCGCGTCATTCGCTATGATTGCGACATGACTCATGTGTGATCATTAAGCGCCGCACGAAGAAATAGGGGCTGAGATTAATTGCCCTCAGCCCTTGCTCCAACTAACTACTCCATCCTTAATTTACGATAAATAGTGCCGCGAGCCACGCCAAGCTGTTGCGCGGTTGCTTTCACATTGCCGCGATTAGCATCCAGCGCGTCTTGAATTTTCTTCCTTTCAAATTCTTTTAAGGACTTTTCATCTCGTTTGAATTCAGGCTGCACCAAACCTGGGAAGTGCTCAGGAAGAATCGCCAGCCCTTCGCCGGCCAACGCCACAGCCAGTCGAATAACTTGCTCCAGCTGCCTGATATTCCCGCGCCACTCTTGAGTTTTGAGGAGCTCCAATGCCGCAGGATGCATGGCGCCTCCTTGGTAGCGGTGAGTCAATTTGGCGATGATGTTGTCCATATCTTCCCGCTGGCGGAGCGCCGGAATATGAACCTGCATACCATTGAGGCGATAGAAAAGATCCTCTCTGAAACGCTGCTCCTGAATCAGCTTGTGGATGTCGCAGTGGGTAGCGCTGATAACCCTGACATCCACTGGATGTCGTTCTGAACTGCCGAGACGGGTGACCTCTCTCTCCTGCAGTACACGGAGCAGTCGGGTCTGAAGATTGAATGGCATATCCCCGATCTCATCAAGCAACAGGGTCCCCCCATTCGCCTCTTCGATACGACCTTTTGTGCCCCCTCGACGCGCCCCGGTAAATGTCCCCTCAACGTAACCGAACAACTCCGCCTCAATCAGATTTTCAGGTATCGCAGAACAATTTATGGCTATGAATGGAGCCCCGGGATTCAACGAGTCATGAAGTGCCCGGGCGAAAACTTCTTTCCCTGTGCCCGTTTCGCCTTGCAGGATGATCGGAATACTCGCAGCGAAGGCCTTCGAAGCCATGTTGAATTGCTGGTTAAGCGAAGGGTCGTGCCCGATTCCATCGGTAGCATGACGTCCACGAAGAGAAGGTTGGGAGCCACCAGGCAACGATAACGATTGGGCGTAAACCGAGGACCCATCGTTCAACGCTACCAGACTGGGTGAGTGTACAACTATAGACTGAGGTCCCCGCTCAAAAAAGCTATCCCAATCCAGTGAGGCTTCGACTAAAGCAGAAGCATCAATGCCTAATATTTTCTTTGCAACTTTATTGGCTGCACAGAATTTCCCGTTCTGATCGAAAGCGACCAAACCTTGAAAAGGCGTTCCGATCAACCTTGCATCAAACTGGAGTGCTACGATTCGGCAATCTACCAATTCTGAGTACAACCTACTTTCAATGGCCATGGCCGCGATTTTGAGCTGCTCTAAAACGGCAGTTGCATTGCGCTGGCCAATGCCGGTTATGTCGAGCGCCCCCACCAGTTCCCCGCGCACGCCAAAAACGGGTACAGATACACAGAAAAAATTTTCAAATTCTTTTAAATAATGCATACCTCCGCAGACAATAAACGGCTGCTGCTCATGAAGTGTGCAACTGGGTGCGGTGGTCCCGATGTCTACTTCATGGACACGCTTTCCCACTTTTAATGGGTCCACAATGTCCGACGCGGATGCATGCTTGGCATAGACAATTACGCCTTCGAGGTTTACGCAAAACAGTGCCCAGTCTTGCCCGCCAAATATTCCCCATAACCTGTCGATTTCAGGTTGAGCGCAAGCGGCTAAACGCGAATCTGAGCCACTCAACTCATGGGCGCGCCAACGTCCTGTCAGACGCTTATCCCAAGGTGATAGCCCTGCTTTCCTGGACCGTTCCCAAGAACTGGCCACAGCTGGAGGCAGCAAATCCGTCGGCAAGGAGTGTCCATCCAGAAAGCGACGCCGAACCTCATCAAGGCCATGCGTGTCTTTTATATTCATGTGCTGACCACTCATTACCTTTCGACATTCTGGTATGTTTTTATCATCAATAACGGCCGCTCGCATATAATTACATCGCATAAAAAAGCGCCCGTTCAGAACGGGCGCTTTCTCTTCATGATCTTGCAGTTATGTTCGATTCCGCTGCTTACAGGGCATAAGGAGTGGCTTCATCCTTGATGGTCACCCATTGCCATTGAGTGAACTCTTCCCAGTTCGCCGCTCCCCCCACGCTCGTCCCATTTCCAGACGCACCCCAGCCACCGAAAGGATTCACCACTTCGTCATTTACCGTCTGGTCATTGATGTGAAGCATGCCGGTGCGAAGCTTTTCACCGACTTTCATCGCCCGTCCAATGTTCGAGCTGATGATACCGGCAGCCAAGCCATATTCGGTGTCGTTAGCGAGTCGTACTGCCTCCTCATCAGAGTCAAAGGGCACGACAACGGCGACAGGTCCAAAAATTTCTTCACGGAATGCAGGATTATCCGGCTTGACATCGCTGAGCACCGTCGGCTGAAAGAAAAGCTCTTCGTAACGGCCACCGACTTCGAGCTTCGCACCGGCCTGCTGGGCCTCATGGACAATTTTAGCCACTTGATCGCGCTGGTGTGCATTAATGAGCGGCCCAAGCGAGACCTTTGTTGTTGCGGGGTTGCCGACCGAGAGCTTGCCGACTTTGGCGATCAGTGCTTTCAGGAAAGCGGGGTAAAGACTGCGCTGAACCAGGATGCGCCCAGTCGCCATGCA
The sequence above is drawn from the Pseudomonas sp. St316 genome and encodes:
- a CDS encoding methyl-accepting chemotaxis protein, coding for MRFARVSIKWKITLLAGFCLLCTVVLLVGTSLYRMDTSLELVKSANSQMLEAAARARMEARGEQQAETTQRFFSDIYNYGNQFTRQVQQLREQATKHGADPRELRQDLNQLVHDGLKANPSLLSLYVVFAPDALDGQDAPFTDESTSGSNEKGRFASYWSQKDSTDSYMAVPEKIIEDTTPMLDGTPFNTWYSCPEQTLRPCVLNPYFDDTSGQPLLMTTLAFPVIEKGKVVAIIGADISLSRLQQLSLDGSQKLYEGRGTLRIVSSAGLVAGDSHNPGSLGRTLESVQEDGADLLSMLSSGKSQAMDTLTSLRILEPLKVTPEGKPWGLVIEVPRAILLEPALALHQELDERSLSGALWETGLAGGVALLGLVVLWLTARGVSKPILSVANMLRDIASGEGDLTKRLDYQGSDELGQLAGWFNRFLDKLHPIIRDVKASVHDARTTADQSATLSEQTSTGMEHQFREIEQVATASQEMSATAHDVANSAAQAAQAARGAEQATSDGLTVIQQTTQLIDGLAKDMSLAVREVEGLAASSGKIGSVLDVIRAIAEQTNLLALNAAIEAARAGDAGRGFAVVADEVRGLAKRTQDSVEEVRLVIETLQRGTSEVVNAMNNSHQQAQGSAGQVVQAVTALQRISGAVSIINDMNLQIASAAEEQSAVAEEVNRNVASIRDVTESLSDQSRKSAQISQSLNHLANHQQQLMAQFKV
- a CDS encoding S8 family serine peptidase; this translates as MTVRIGVIDSGGPLMEIGGSLAFLPDGRIEACIPDRLGHGTIVAQVIRNSCPEAIITHAQVFRERPVTTAAQVAMALNWFVSQPSSHRMDIVCMSLGLAADRAPLREAIYNACAEKMLVVAASPARGVACYPAGYASVIGGTGDARCHWEQLSRLGPRLFGAWSNSPEQAGQGMAGASLGAARVAGHLANILLREGRALEFEEALTLMGECCDYFGSEKRTG
- a CDS encoding AraC family transcriptional regulator gives rise to the protein MDNHLLSERSSIFQDADPYAVSDYVNLHVGSHRIGLSRTTHPQASLNHRKFADLDLCRISYGGSVRVTSPALESVYHLQVLLSGNCLWRGHKREHYLLPGELLLINPDDPVDLTYSQDCEKFILKLPVHLLESICDELRWFRPATGIRFLRNHYQLDELEGFLGLLAMICQESEASTPIMRVQEHYAQIIGSKLLSLMTTNVSRESAGAQSASFDRILDYIDRNLKRDLNAEHLAQQLSVSTRSLYLLFERQLGITPLQYIRQRKLERIQACLSDPGCPVRSLTEVALDYGFLHLGRFSELYRLQFGELPSHTLKSRV
- the benA gene encoding benzoate 1,2-dioxygenase large subunit — translated: MSLGNDYLNALLEEDKEKGIYRCKREMFTDPRLFELEMTHIFEGNWIYLAHESQLPNNNDFLTTTMGRQPIFIARNKDGVLNAFLNACSHRGAMLCRHKSGNRSSYTCPFHGWTFNNSGKLLKVKDPSEAGYPEGFNCEGSHDLTKVARFESYRGFLFGSLNPNVKPLAEHLGESSKIIDMIVDQSPEGLEVLRGSNSYIYEGNWKLTAENGADGYHVSSVHWNYAATQNQRKQRESGEEIKTMSAGSWAKNGGGFYSFDHGHLLLWTRWANPEDRPAYERRDELARDFGQARADWMIENSRNLCLYPNVYLMDQFSSQIRIARPISVDKTEITIYCIAPKGESAEARAKRIRQYEDFFNVSGMATPDDLEEFRSCQTGYGAGRGWNDMSRGANHWVEGADTAAQEIDLKPLLSGKRTEDEGLFVLQHKYWQETMLKAVSAEQELIPVEAVQ
- the benB gene encoding benzoate 1,2-dioxygenase small subunit, which codes for MSTYEVVRDFLYREARYLDDGQWDQWLELYAVDATFWMPAWDDNDTLTEDPQSEISLIWYGNRGGLEDRVFRIKTERSSATIPDTRTSHNLSNIEIVEQTEGQCVVRFNWHTLSFRYQVTDSYFGSSFYTLDLRGEQPLIKAKKVVLKNDYVRQVIDIYHI